A genomic region of Eucalyptus grandis isolate ANBG69807.140 chromosome 5, ASM1654582v1, whole genome shotgun sequence contains the following coding sequences:
- the LOC104444201 gene encoding uncharacterized protein LOC104444201 isoform X1, with protein sequence MAINKQSGRSTIWQCPLQERDYLLEIANIPRSASLSPIELLHIRHPRRHMHKDERRKRRGKGVSRSDLESQSWGKNEDMLSDVSTFSVQEQERRLKIAREEEDRARREAEKVDMWVRQESARMKVSIPEEKDAKFSYRKLLRMVNHEFPDLPDSIPVFRFQDNIMARENNVFLKDQCRSLYPWRHFYLCDDLGFFPS encoded by the exons ATGGCCATCAACAAGCAATCCGGGAGGAGCACAATTTGGCAATGTCCTCTTCAGGAAAGAGATTATCTCCTTGAGATTGCGAATATTCCACGGTCTGCTTCACTTTCTCCAATCGAACTTCTCCACATCAGACATCCCCGGAGGCATATGCACAAG GATGAACGAAGGAAGAGACGGGGGAAAGGGGTTTCGAGATCGGACCTGGAAAGCCAGAGCTGGGGAAAGAATGAGGACATGCTGTCGGACGTGAGCACGTTCTCAGTGCAGGAACAGGAGAGGAGGTTGAAGATCGCGCGGGAAGAGGAGGACAGAGCGAGGAGGGAGGCTGAGAAGGTGGACATGTGGGTGAGGCAGGAATCAGCACGGATGAAGGTTTCCATCCCAGAGGAAAAGGATGCCAA ATTCAGCTACAGGAAGCTTCTGCGAATGGTGAACCATGAATTCCCAGATCTTCCCGATAGCATTCCTGTTTTCAGGTTCCAAGATAACATCATGGCAAGAGAAAACAATGTGTTCCTCAAGGATCAATGCCGTTCTCTGTATCCATGGCGACATTTCTATTTGTGTGATGATCTTGGGTTTTTTCCGTCTTAG
- the LOC104444201 gene encoding uncharacterized protein LOC104444201 isoform X4: MAINKQSGRSTIWQCPLQERDYLLEIANIPRSASLSPIELLHIRHPRRHMHKDERRKRRGKGVSRSDLESQSWGKNEDMLSDVSTFSVQEQERRLKIAREEEDRARREAEKVDMWVRQESARMKVSIPEEKDAKTVIIKGRQNRRLNLVP; this comes from the exons ATGGCCATCAACAAGCAATCCGGGAGGAGCACAATTTGGCAATGTCCTCTTCAGGAAAGAGATTATCTCCTTGAGATTGCGAATATTCCACGGTCTGCTTCACTTTCTCCAATCGAACTTCTCCACATCAGACATCCCCGGAGGCATATGCACAAG GATGAACGAAGGAAGAGACGGGGGAAAGGGGTTTCGAGATCGGACCTGGAAAGCCAGAGCTGGGGAAAGAATGAGGACATGCTGTCGGACGTGAGCACGTTCTCAGTGCAGGAACAGGAGAGGAGGTTGAAGATCGCGCGGGAAGAGGAGGACAGAGCGAGGAGGGAGGCTGAGAAGGTGGACATGTGGGTGAGGCAGGAATCAGCACGGATGAAGGTTTCCATCCCAGAGGAAAAGGATGCCAA GACAGTAATCATCAAAGGAAGGCAAAATCGTAGGTTGAACTTGGTGCCATAA
- the LOC104444201 gene encoding uncharacterized protein LOC104444201 isoform X3, producing MQERKSFNLDERRKRRGKGVSRSDLESQSWGKNEDMLSDVSTFSVQEQERRLKIAREEEDRARREAEKVDMWVRQESARMKVSIPEEKDAKFSYRKLLRMVNHEFPDLPDSIPVFRFQDNIMARENNVFLKDQCRSLYPWRHFYLCDDLGFFPS from the exons ATGCAAGAGCGTAAATCGTTTAACCTG GATGAACGAAGGAAGAGACGGGGGAAAGGGGTTTCGAGATCGGACCTGGAAAGCCAGAGCTGGGGAAAGAATGAGGACATGCTGTCGGACGTGAGCACGTTCTCAGTGCAGGAACAGGAGAGGAGGTTGAAGATCGCGCGGGAAGAGGAGGACAGAGCGAGGAGGGAGGCTGAGAAGGTGGACATGTGGGTGAGGCAGGAATCAGCACGGATGAAGGTTTCCATCCCAGAGGAAAAGGATGCCAA ATTCAGCTACAGGAAGCTTCTGCGAATGGTGAACCATGAATTCCCAGATCTTCCCGATAGCATTCCTGTTTTCAGGTTCCAAGATAACATCATGGCAAGAGAAAACAATGTGTTCCTCAAGGATCAATGCCGTTCTCTGTATCCATGGCGACATTTCTATTTGTGTGATGATCTTGGGTTTTTTCCGTCTTAG
- the LOC104444200 gene encoding uncharacterized protein LOC104444200, with protein sequence MADFSHLSDTDDSAVEDLVSQAKDLCVLEQVAAINCSSFAADDSILPSDLESRFRKLKSFPVSKPQTALQSSSYRKTEPALDEEARPKPGAKPEDPRGNGRRDSSGSDSWNSSAEDAIFSPPKGNPEEKSPRDSATTHDPVYSPTYHYDSRKKSKSPSPSPPRKGGCFWCSPKKPTPRKRDESRAIEKAMSRSFKWMEEDEVLSDLGGFSVKEQQKLLKKAMKEEERITREAEKIARMARQASARMMTTSSDDD encoded by the coding sequence aTGGCCGATTTCTCCCACCTTTCCGACACCGACGACTCCGCCGTCGAAGACCTCGTTTCCCAGGCCAAGGACCTCTGCGTCCTCGAGCAGGTCGCCGCCATCAACTGCTCCTCCTTCGCCGCCGACGACTCCATCTTGCCCTCCGACCTCGAGTCCCGCTTCCGCAAGCTCAAGTCCTTCCCTGTCTCCAAACCCCAGACCGCGCTCCAGAGCTCGAGCTACCGCAAGACGGAGCCGGCGCTTGACGAGGAGGCTCGGCCTAAACCGGGCGCGAAGCCGGAGGATCCGCGGGGAAATGGGCGCCGCGACTCGTCGGGTTCCGATTCGTGGAATTCGTCCGCGGAGGACGCGATTTTCTCGCCGCCGAAGGGGAACCCGGAAGAGAAATCGCCTCGGGATTCCGCCACAACGCACGATCCAGTGTATTCACCGACGTATCATTACGATTCCCGGAAGAAGTCGAagtcgccatcgccatcgccccCGAGAAAGGGCGGCTGCTTCTGGTGCTCGCCAAAGAAGCCGACGCCGAGGAAGCGGGACGAATCTAGGGCTATCGAGAAGGCGATGAGCAGGAGCTTTAAATGGATGGAGGAGGACGAGGTATTGTCGGATTTGGGGGGCTTCTCCGTGAAAGAGCAGCAGAAGTTGCTGAAGAAGGcaatgaaggaggaagagaggataACCCGTGAGGCGGAGAAGATCGCGAGGATGGCGAGGCAAGCGTCAGCAAGGATGATGACCACTTCAAGCGACGATGATTGA
- the LOC104444201 gene encoding uncharacterized protein LOC104444201 isoform X2, whose protein sequence is MAINKQSGRSTIWQCPLQERDYLLEIANIPRSASLSPIELLHIRHPRRHMHKDERRKRRGKGVSRSDLESQSWGKNEDMLSDVSTFSVQEQERRLKIAREEEDRARREAEKVDMWVRQESARMKVSIPEEKDAKNCQKEGTLLSIPQYRQQSLHRL, encoded by the exons ATGGCCATCAACAAGCAATCCGGGAGGAGCACAATTTGGCAATGTCCTCTTCAGGAAAGAGATTATCTCCTTGAGATTGCGAATATTCCACGGTCTGCTTCACTTTCTCCAATCGAACTTCTCCACATCAGACATCCCCGGAGGCATATGCACAAG GATGAACGAAGGAAGAGACGGGGGAAAGGGGTTTCGAGATCGGACCTGGAAAGCCAGAGCTGGGGAAAGAATGAGGACATGCTGTCGGACGTGAGCACGTTCTCAGTGCAGGAACAGGAGAGGAGGTTGAAGATCGCGCGGGAAGAGGAGGACAGAGCGAGGAGGGAGGCTGAGAAGGTGGACATGTGGGTGAGGCAGGAATCAGCACGGATGAAGGTTTCCATCCCAGAGGAAAAGGATGCCAA GAACTGCCAGAAGGAGGGAACTTTGCTCAGCATACCACAATATCGTCAGCAGTCTTTACATCGACTGTAG